DNA from Candidatus Cloacimonadota bacterium:
TGTATCAAATGGGATAGTCTGAACATCCCAACTGTGATCATCAAGGTATTCCTTTATGGTCTTCCATGATATACAATCGTGCTCATCTGGACATAGCGTCCATGTAGCATCATTTGGCCATCTGTCCCGCATGACGGTTTTCATAAGCCGGAAGTATAAACGTTGTAGATTTTGCTCGTCATCTCTTCCTATAACGCCCTTGTGCCTGCTATCATCAGTATCCCAAGTTAGGACATCAATTCTCATCACATGAAGGTTCTCAAAAACAAAACCAACGACTTGTATGCCAGTATCAATATCAATATTCGTCCACTTCATTTCCCGATGTTTTCCGGTCGATATTTCAGATAATTGTGGACTTAACCTTACATAATCAGAATGTTTTATACTTATCATAGATATTGAACGGAATCGCCCCTTGTTCCAATTTGATTCATCGAAAAATGCTATATGGGAGGTGTCGCATTCGATCATAGTTCGATTGTGTCAGGATAACTCGTTATCTATACCTGAATGAAGTATAGCTTCGATTTCAATGTGAGGCGCTTTAAATGGTAGGGAACTATAATACCCTGTCTCGGCAAAATACTTCATCACTTCTTGGATTTCTCGTTGCATGACTTCAGGTGGGATCTCAGGATTGTATGTCTTTCGATGAAGCTGATACTTAGAAACAAGTGGATTAAGTATATTAATCAACTCCCAATCCTTCAGAACTTCCCACCCTTGGGGATCTTTTGTTAAACCAAAAATCAGAAATCTTATTGATTCTCCTGTGTTAGTGATCCTATCTCTGGCTTTAATTAGATACAAAGGTGTTGAAAGATCATTTTGAGATACGACACATATGCTGTCCTTGATATTCAGTGCCTGTTTGATAGCCTTATCAACCACCACATGCCCCACCCCAAAGATCTTGTCGAGTTTACGCTTAATATCCCCATTCCGTTCAAACACAATATCAGTATATTCCTTTTGAACTCCAATAGCATCCCTCCATTCGTCTGGAGTTTTAAAACTAATTGAGCCATCTTCATTCTCTTTACTTCTTTTCCTGTTAAAGATCAGCATAGCCTCAAAGAAAGGTTTTAGATCCGGTAAGTCTAGCCTTGGAATGTCCAGCTTAGCCTGTTGGTAGTCAAATTTGGCACAGTTACCGAATAGCTGTTTAACGGTATCAATGACATCTTCTCCCCCAAATGTAGCGGTTTTATCATCAAACCACTTGGAGAAATTGTCTTTTGTTGCCGATGCAGTATCAGAAAACAAGTTTGTAAACATACTTTGGGGTGTCATTCCCAAAATGAGACTATATAAATCCTCAGGATCATCCATGAAGCTGCTGAATGCCGTCATGATTGACTGAATCTTCGAGTTCAGCTTGTCCCAAATACGAGCCTCTACGGTGTCTGGATTGCGAAGGGTGATGACTTCGACTTGCTCTTTCTGCCCGTAACGATTCAACCTGCCAACCCGTTGATGAAGTCTCATAGGATTCCACGGCAGATCTATGTGGATCATAGAGTGACAGTTTTCTTGGAGGTCGATCCCTTCTCCAGCAGCTTCAGTCGATACTAAGAACCTGGCCGTCCCCTCATTGAATCTATCAGCAGCCTCGCCTCGAGTAACTCGTACAGTTCGTTTAACTCCATCACCA
Protein-coding regions in this window:
- a CDS encoding DUF3800 domain-containing protein, translating into MIECDTSHIAFFDESNWNKGRFRSISMISIKHSDYVRLSPQLSEISTGKHREMKWTNIDIDTGIQVVGFVFENLHVMRIDVLTWDTDDSRHKGVIGRDDEQNLQRLYFRLMKTVMRDRWPNDATWTLCPDEHDCISWKTIKEYLDDHSWDVQTIPFDTNPFHFSFINRYINKEIVPYHSHQEPFIQLADFFAGTASYSFKCFDKLAHWKEANTIQTTIFDSIGEETHSVELSRNDRVRIPLVWEIKRQASQRKMGISLNSASGLVTWNPINHLNFWRYKPQHERDKAPTRQQSNR
- a CDS encoding SWF/SNF helicase family protein — translated: EAILNLLKDEEKWLKHLISAADRVQSETKIELIGEVLEHEYKDRSVLLFTEYKATQSKVINLLIKRYGKDSVVFINGDEMLEDLDYGDGVKRTVRVTRGEAADRFNEGTARFLVSTEAAGEGIDLQENCHSMIHIDLPWNPMRLHQRVGRLNRYGQKEQVEVITLRNPDTVEARIWDKLNSKIQSIMTAFSSFMDDPEDLYSLILGMTPQSMFTNLFSDTASATKDNFSKWFDDKTATFGGEDVIDTVKQLFGNCAKFDYQQAKLDIPRLDLPDLKPFFEAMLIFNRKRSKENEDGSISFKTPDEWRDAIGVQKEYTDIVFERNGDIKRKLDKIFGVGHVVVDKAIKQALNIKDSICVVSQNDLSTPLYLIKARDRITNTGESIRFLIFGLTKDPQGWEVLKDWELINILNPLVSKYQLHRKTYNPEIPPEVMQREIQEVMKYFAETGYYSSLPFKAPHIEIEAILHSGIDNELS